In Coraliomargarita sinensis, the genomic stretch CTTTTCGATGGTCTGGCCCGCGCCCTGACAGCTGGGGCAGACTTGACGGAAACTGATAAAACCACGGTTGGACGTGACCTGTCCGGCCCCGCCACAGGTCTGGCAGGTGACCTTTTTCGAGCCGGGCTCCGCACCACTGCCGCTGCACTTTTTGCAGGCCACCGGACGACGGTAACGAATTTCCTTCTCGGTGCCCTTGGCCGCCTCTTCCAAAGTAATTTCCAGATCGTAGCGTAGGTCCGCGCCGTGGGCCGCTCCACCGCCACCGGCATGCCCGCCGCCACCGCCGAAGAATTCTTCGAAGATGCCGCCACCGCCGCCGCCACCGAAGGCTTCGCGGAAGATATCGAACGGATCGTGCCCGGCGAATCCGCCGCCGCCACCTCCGCCGGCGCGGCCCATACCGCCCTGGGTGAAGGCCGCGTGGCCGTAACGGTCGTAGGCGGCACGCTTATCCTCGTCCTTCAGCACGTCGTAGGCTTCGGAAATCTCTTTGAATTTAGCTTCCGCTTTGGCGTCGCCGGGATTTTTGTCCGGGTGGTATTTGACCGCCAGTTTGCGATAGGCCTTTTTCAGTTCATCCGCCGAAGCGTCGCGTGAAACGCCCAGGAGTTCGTAGTAATCTCCGGATGCCATAATGTTTTAGCTTTCTTCTTTCGCTGGACCGCTGGAGACGATCACGTTGGCCGCCCGGATCAGGCGATCGTTCAGGCGATAGCCGGCGCGCGCGGTCTCGATGACATGGTCTTCCTCCACCTCGTCGGAGGGCTGATGGGCCACACATTCGTGCAGGTTCGGATCGAAGCGCTCGCCGTCGGGGATCAATTCTTCGAGGCCCTGTTCGGCCAGCGTTTTCTTGAGTTGGTCGTCGACCATTTTGAAGCCGATCGTCACATCCTTTGCCTCCGGATGGTTCTCGGCGGCCTGGAGGCCGAGCTTCATGGTGTCGAGCACAGGCAGCAGCTCCTCGATGACGCCGGCGGCGGCACTGCGAATGATGTCCTGCTTCTCGCGGCCCATGCGTTTGCGGTAATTCTCCAGATCGGCCACGGAGCGAAGGTAGCGTGCCTTCATCTCGGCGGCTTCCGCCTGCGCTTTTTCCAGCTCGCTGAGCTCAGGCTCGGCGGCGCTTGCTTCCTCGGCGGCAGCCTCCGGCTCAACTTCCACTTCGGCTGCGGCGGAGGTCTCCTCAAATTCTTCGGTTTCCTTGGTCTCTTTGTCTTTCATAGTGTGTCGTGTACGACAGTTACGGTCACTGCCGGTTTCAAAGTGAGCGCGGAAGTGTGGGGATTATTTAGCAGAGATCAAGAATGCACTTCCGGGCGTCGATACCAGAAGCCGCAGAGCTTTCGCCAGCGCACGGCGAGGGGAAAAAGCATCATAAAGAAAACCCAGCCCAGAATTTGCGGGCCGGAATACCAGTTCAGCTTGCGGGCCGAGGTCCGGGCGGGGGAGGAACGGATGATTTCGAAGCGGAGCCCTTTCCGCCGGCCCCATTTCTTGAGGAGGCGGGAGAGTCGCACTTCTTCGCTGGCGTAGAGTCGTTCGTCAAATCCATCGACCTCGCGAAACGCATCGGCCCGGCAGAAGAGGTAGCTCCCGGCCGCGATTTGCGTGAGTTTGGAGATGCGTTCCCACAGGCCGATCCCGAAGCGACCGACCGCGCTGATCGGCCCCTCGAACTGAATGATCGAGCCGCCGCCGACAAAGCGCCCGGAAGCAAGCATGTCCAGACTCTCCGCCAACAGGCCGGGGGAGATGCGGGTGTCGGCATCGACAAAGATCAAATGGCGGCCCCGGCTTTGATTCGCCCCGCTGTTCCGGGCGCGGGCGATCTGGTTGACCGGTTCAAAGACAACGTGGTCGGCACCATGGGCACGGGCCACATCCGCCGTATCGTCGGTGGAATTGTTGTCCACGACGACGATCTCTCCGGGAACCGCCTGCGCGGACATCGCCGTGCGGACCGCCGCCAGGGTGGCTGGGAGTTCCTGCGCTTCGTTGAACGCGGGAATGATGACCGAGTAGCTCGGCTCGGTGTTGATTTTCGAATCAGTCGGCATTCTGACTCCGTTCGATCACTGGCAGGTGCACTTCAAAACGCTTCAAAAACCAGGGGACATAGGGCCCGTTCCAGAATACGCCCCGGGCCTCCCCGTCGGCTTTATGGGTGGGATGGGAGTTCAGCCAAGCCTGCAGTTGTTTGCGTGCTGCATTGAAATTCTCCCTGGTGTAGCCTCCGCGCACGCCGATGCTGGCAACCAAGCGTTCGGGCAAATCGACCACTTTCACCTCGTCGGTGGAGGAAAGCTCGCGGTGACTGGCATCCGCGCCGATATAAAAATACATCCGGCCCGGCATCATTTCCGCTTCGACCGGAGTCGTCATGGCGATATCATTCCGGCTGATGTAGCGAAAGAGCGGGCGAAAGAGTCCGTTATTCTCGGAAAAATAATGATCCTTGCACTCAGAGACAATCATGCGGCTGGCGGGAATGGTCTTCAACTCCGTCGCACCCACCTCCGTTTGGGGGAAGGCCTGCTGATCCGCATGCGTTGTGCTTTGTAGGCTCATACTGATCAATATAAGCAGATAGTAGTATTTCACGAGGAAGAATCATGTTTCGGCGTCTCTGCCTTACAGGCGGTGAATGCGCTTGAGGGTTGGAATAATTCTTTCGGCGGTGCATCTTGACTGCATGCGTTTCAAAGAATTCACACGCGCCGTCAGCTTTTTTTGTCTCGCGGCCTTGTCGCTGCAGGCCGAGCCGGTGCAATCGGTCCATACCACGATCGACCTGGTTTCGGACAGCAGCGAGATCGTGCCGGGGCAGACCTTCCAGCTGGCCGTGACCTTCGACATGGAACCGGAGTGGCACATCTACTGGGAGAACCCGGGGGCCAGTGGCCTGCCGCCCGAGTTGGACTGGAAACTGCCCGACGGCTTTGAAGCCGGCGAAATCGTCTGGCCCGCCCCCGAGCGTATTTCCCTCGAAGGCCTGGTCAGCTACGGTTTTAAGGATACCGCCACGCTGGTCGTGCCGGTGGTGGCCCCGTCGGATCTTGAGCCCGGAGCCGAGATTCCGGTCCGGCTCGACCTCAGCTTTCTCATCTGTAAAGAAATTTGCCTGCCGGGTGATGCCAGCCTGGAGCTAACGCTACGCAGTGGTACGACTCAAAAACCGAGTGCCGATTCCGCGGTCTTTGAACGCGCACGTGAGGCTCAGCCCGGAGAGGAGGTCCCCTTCGAGGTGACGCCCATCGCCATGGATGAGAAAACACTGACGGTGGAGATTTCCGGTGCCGACCTGCCGGAATCGCTTTATTTCTACGCAGCGGAAGCGAGCATGCTCGATCCCAACGCCGACCAGCCTTACACCATCGCCGACGGCACCGGCCGTCTGAGCCTTCCCCTTGACTTTGCCTTTTTTGATCAAGAGCCCGGCAAAATCAAAGGTGTGCTGCGGTCGCCGGACCAAAGCTGGCATGCGGTGGTCCCGGTCAAGTCCCAGTCCAGCCGGGCCGCCTCGTCCGCCGAGTCCGCAGAGGTGTCAGTGGCCGCCTCCCCCGGGGGGCTGGAGCAAAAGCTGTTGGACTTCGGCCTCCTGGGCTGGCTCCTCCTCGCTTTCGTCGGCGGCTTGATTCTCAATGTCATGCCCTGTGTCCTGCCGGTGCTCTCGCTCAAGGTGTTTTCGCTGCTGAATCACAGCGGGCAGTCCCGCAGCCACGCTTTGGCGCACGGGATCGCTTATACGCTCGGTGTGGTGGCCAGCTTCATTCTCCTGGCGGCGGTGCTGTTCAGCCTTCGGGCACTGGGCGAAAGTATCGGCTGGGGCTTTCAACTGCAAAATCCGGGATTTGTGCTGGTACTCGGACTCGTTTTTTTCCTCTTCGGGCTCAACTTGCTGGGGGTCTTTGAGATTGGTTCCGGACTGGTCGGGGCCGATGCCAAAGTTGCCGGGCGTAAGGACCTATTCGGCTCTTTCGGAGTCGGAGTCCTGGCTGCGGTTGTAGGGGCGCCCTGTGTAGGGCCCTTTGTCGGTGGCGTCAGCGGGGTCGCGCTTCAGACCAATACCTTCACCGGGCTATTCATCTTTGCCATGCTCGGCTTCGGTATGGCCTCGCCATTTCTTTTCCTGGCCATCTTTCCCAAGCTGGTGGCGTACCTGCCCAAGCCGGGCCCCTGGATGGAAACCTTCAAACAATCGATGGGCTTCCTCCTCCTGGCTGCGCTGGTCTTTCTACTTTATCTACTCGGACAGCTGGGGGGGGGCGCCGCCATCACGGTGATGCTCGTTGTCCTGCTGGTCTCTGCAATCGCGGCCTGGGTCTACGGGCGCTGGGCGGCACCGGGGAAATCATTCAAGTCGCGGATCATTGCCCGGAGCATAACGATTCTACTGCTTGTAGCCGGTGCTTTCTGGGGCTTGCGTGCGATCGATGCGGCCTACGACAACTTTACCCGCGGTGTTGCCGGAGCGGCTACTGAAGACGGGCACTGGGCCCCCTGGAGCAAGGAGGCTGTCGAGCAGGCGATCGCCGAGGGGAAGCCGGTCTTTGTCGATTTTACGGCCACCTGGTGCCTGATCTGCCAGGTGAATAAAAAGACGGCGCTGCGCACGGATGAAACCCACGCGTTGTTTGAAGAGTACGACGTCGTCAGTCTTTCGGCCGACTGGACCCGCCGGGATGCCGCGATTACGGCCGAACTGGAAAAGTTCGGGCGGTCCGGCGTGCCCCTCTATTTGCTCTATAGCCCGGAGGGCGAGGTTTCGGTGCTACCGCAGAATTTGACCAACGGGATTATCCGGGAGGCGGTCGAAGGCCTCTTTGAGGATTAGCCGAATTAGATTTGCTATGTCTGCTCGCAGCGGCAAAAACGGGGCATGTTTTATGACGAGGTCAACGTGACTTTAAAGGCGGGCAAGGGCGGCGACGGCTGCTTCAGCTTCCGCCGTGCCAAGTATGAGCCCAAGGGCGGACCCGATGGCGGCGATGGTGGCCGCGGTGGCAATGTGTACATTGTGGGCGATACCAATGTCGCGGATCTGACGGATTTCCACTTCAAGCCCGGGTGGCGCGCCAAGAACGGCGAGCCCGGCCGGGGCAGTGATCAACACGGCGCCAAAGGCAGCCACCTGACGCTTAAGCTGCCCGTCGGGACCATCGTGGTGGACCGGGAGACGGGCGATCCGATCGCCGAGGTGACCGAACATGGCGAAGAAGTGCTCCTGCTCGAAGGTGGCGATGGCGGTAAAGGCAACGCCCAGTTCAAGTCCTCCACCAATCAGGCGCCACGGCAATTTACCCTCGGCAAACCGGGCGAGGAAGGGGAGTTTCGTCTCATCATCAAGACCATCGCCGATGTCGGTCTGATCGGCTTTCCCAATGCGGGTAAGTCCACTTTGCTGAACATGATGACCAATGCGCACCCGAAAACGGGCGCATACCCCTTCACCACCATGTTTCCGACGGTGGGCGTGCTGGAGTACCCCGATCAGTTTGAGCGGATCACGCTGGCCGATATTCCCGGCCTCATCGAAGGAGCCAGTAAAAACAAGGGGCTCGGGCACCGCTTCCTCAAGCATGTCGAACGCTGCAAGGTGCTTCTGGTCATGATTGATATGCAGGGCACCGACGGGCGTGAGCCGATTTCGGATTACCGCGTGCTGCAAAAGGAGCTCAAGTTGTACATGCCGGGGCTGGTTCGTAAGCCGGTGCTGGTTTGTGCGAACAAAATGGACGAACCGGACGCTCCGGATAACCTGGCAAGCTTCCGAAAAAAGGTGAAAGAGACCGTCTATCCAATTTCCTGTGTATCCGACGAGGGGTTCGAGGAATTGAAGCAGGCCCTTCTGGCGGAAGTGCTGGAAATACGCCGTGCGGAACGTGAAGAGGATTGACCCCGGGGTAAGCCGTTAGTAACGTTCGCGTACACACTATGTCCCGTGTCGTTCCATTTTTGCTTCTTTTCAGCATCAGCATATCTTTTGTGCATGCTGAATTTCGCACGTTTACGAACGATTTCGGGGACTCGGTTGAAGCCAAGCTGATCGAGTTGAAAAAGGAAGACAGCATTATCCGGATGCAGCTCAGGAACGGGCGCAAAATCGACGCGAAGCTTTCCGCCTTCAGCCAGTCCGATCAAAAATACATTCGTAAGTGGTGGGGTGAGGTTGTCGCTGAAAGACAGATCCTGCACAAGCAAGCGCGCATTGATGTGGAGATTAAGATTGATACCAAAACACGCTCCAGCGGGCACTCCAGTTGGTACTCGGAATCCGACGATAAAACAAAAATCTTTTATCCGGAAGTGACGATCGAAAACAATGAATCCCAGACTTTTAAGGGGAATGAACTGCGTCTGGTGATTTTTGCAGACGACATGCGCTACAAGGGGCAAATGAAAGTGGTTTCTGCCAGCAGCATTAAGACGGATCTGAAAGAGCGCGAGGAAATCGTTTTGGAACCCGACGCTTTTCGGCTCAGGCATTACGAGTATGACAGTAATTATTTTAACTACGATTACGAGTACGGTTACAAATACAGCGGTTATGCGATGACACTGAAAAACTCGAAAGGGGAAGTCATCTACGAAGACGCTACGAAAGATAAGTTCCTCAAATCAAAGCACTTATACAGCTGCAAAAAAGGCCAGATCTTTGACGAGGACTTCAAGCGCAGGCTGAAATCCAGCGGTAGCAGTTCTTCCTACGCCAACTAATAAATTTGTCTCTGAGCTTGTTGACCCGGTAACGAGGCCTCCCTCCCAGCGATTTTTCTCTTTGACCCTGCTCGGGTGCACGTGTGAGCGTGCACGGTTCACAGGCTTGTCGCAAAAAAAGCCTACACCCACCGGAACATCCGGAAAAAACCATAAACTTATTAAAGTATGAAATTCACCCGACAAATTCTATCTATCCTAGCGCTCAGCATGGGCGTGTCCTTGCAAACGTTCGCACAGGCTCCTGCGGCCCCCGCACAGCAACCGGACCAAATTTCCCAGCTCGCCGAGCTTGTGGGCTTAAGTGACACCCAGGAGCAGGAGATTCGCGATATCGTCGCCGAAATCGAGCCCAAGATCGAACGCCTGCAGACCGAGGCTCAAGCAGTTCAAGCGGAGCTCGTCGAACTATCCGGACCCGACTTTGACGAGGCCGCCATTCGCGAAAAGGCCTCCGAACTGGGGACCCTTGAGGGCGAGATGACTGCGTCGTCAATCATTCTGCAGTCCAAGGTTGATGCTGTATTTACAGAGGAACAGCGTCAGCAGCTGGAAGAAATGCAGCGCCAGCAACAGCAAATGCAGCAACAAATGCGTCAGCAACAGATGCAGCGCCAAATCCAGCAGCAGTTGCAACAGCAGCAGCAACAGCCACAACCGGGAGCGGGAGTCGCTCCGGCGAAGTAATCAAGCAGACTGACGACTGAATTTTTTATCGAAAGCCCGGGCATATGCCCGGGCTTTTTTGTGGGATCAAACTTTCCTCAGCGTGGTGTCGCCTGGAAAGATTGCCAATTGTGCCAGGCAAAAAGGGCCATGAAAATAGGGAGCAAAATGGTACCGAGATAGAAGTATCCGGCCACGCCGATGGCCACTGCGACAATCGCGCTGATCAAATGCACGTAACGTTGCTTCCGGGGTCCCAGTATCGCGGCCAGCATTTGGCCCCCGTCCATTGGGTAGACCGGGAGGCAATTCAGAATCGACCAGAATATACTGACCAAAATCAAATCACGCAGAAAAGGGCGGAAGAGTGAGCCTTCAGGAATTTGAATAAGACCGGCTAGACCAATTAGAAGGATGCCAAATGCGAATTGGAGGCCTGGACCCGCTGCCGTGACGAGAAAGGACTGTTTGCGGTCGAGTTGACCCGAGGGGTAAGAGGCAAATCCGCCAAAGGCCTGCAAGGTGATCGATGTCGGCAGACCGTATTTGCGGATCATCAGCGCATGGCCCAGCTCATGAATCATGATGGAAAGAAAGCCGGCGAAGGCGAAGACCGCCACCAGCATGATCTCGAGCGAGTTGGAAGCGTGCAAGCCACCCCCGATAAAGACCATTGTCAGCCAGAACCAGGGTTGCACGCAGACGGGGATGCCTAAAATGGAAAAGCGAATCATAGCGGGCAACATCGGTATTGGGGAATAAAAGCGCAAACACGGAAAATAAAATCTGATTGGAAGTCTCTTTTCCCAAAACCACGGAAAATGAAGCAGGGGGCCAGCCAGGATGCCTTGCCGGTGATCGAAGTGATCGAGCAGTGGCCGGTCTTGGAGGGCCGCGGCAATAAGCTCGCGGAACAACTGCCGGAGTTGAAACGGGAGATTGAAAACGCTCCCCGTTACGAACTCATCAGTTTCAGAAAATAGGAACGAAGTCCGAAAGGTTTTTCTTCAGGGACCCGCCTGTAGCCGAAGGCCTTCGCCTTTGGCCGCAGCGTTTCGAAAGCTCTCAGCTTGTCCCCAAAGCCTAAGGGCTTCGGCTACGGGTGAGGCGCATCTGAAGCCTTCCGGTTGACGCTTGTCCTCCGCCGGTACCTTTACCTAGGGCGGAAACTCAGAGGACTTAGGGGTGTTCTGTTTTGCTTTACGAAGGAAGAAGTCCTTCTCAGTCTTTCTATTGTGAGCCGCACACAGCAAATCGATATCGACGAAGCATCGTTCCAGCAGCGTGCTGAACTGAAAAGTCACCTGGCATGGGAGAGTTTTGTCGCGCTGGCCCGTAAGCCCGGCCGGGAACTGATTGTCGATTGCACCATGCAGCGGCGTGCGATGAAAAGCGGCTTCCTGCTCGCGCTTGCCTGGGGCCTGTCCAGGCGTATCAAAACATGGACGGACAAGAAACGGGTGGGGATCGTCTTTCCCCCCGGTCTGGGTGGCTACATTGCCAATCTGGCGGTCACTCTGGCGGGGAAGGTTCCGGTCAACCTAAACTTCACACTAGGCCCGGCCAGTGTCGAGTCCTGCATTCGCAGGGCAGATATTGACTGCCTGCTCACCACCCAGCGTGTACAAAAGAAGATGACCGGCTTCCCCTGGCCGGACGAAGGGATCGTCGATCTGGTCGAGGAGATGAAAACCCTTTCGAAGCCGAAGACCTTGGCGCTCCTTGCGGCGATCTATGTGCTGCCGGGCAAATTTCTGGCAAAATGTTTGAAGGTGCCTTCGACGGGCGACCGGGACGAGGCTGGCTTGCTCTTCACCAGTGGCAGCTCCGGCGAGCCGAAGGGAGTGGCGCTGACGCATCGGAATATTCTGAGTAACTGCGCCCAGATTGACACGGCCGGCTTGCTGCCGACCTCGGAGAAAGTGCTCGCGAACCTCCCGATTTTTCACAGCTTCGGCTTTACGGTGACGCTCTGGTATCCGCTGCTCCGGGGCTGCCCGGTCGTGACCTTGCCGTCCCCGCTGGAAGTGAAAAAAATTGCGGAGGCGATCCATGCGGAGTCGGCGACGATTTTGATCGGCACGCCCACATTTTTTAAGCCCTACCTGAAACGGGTGGAGCCGGAGCAGTTGGCTTCGCTCAAATACGTGATTGCGGGCGCCGAGAAGACGCCGGACGGATTTGCCGATGCCTGGGAGCAGCGCTTCGGCAGCATTTACTTTGAAGGCTACGGGCTGACCGAAACCTCGCCGGTCGTCTCGGTCAATCTACCGGACAAGCCGCAAGGGGTCGACTATCCCGGAGAGTCGGATGAGGGGAGCCGGCGCGGGTCTGTGGGGCGGTTGTTTCCCGGCCTGGCCGCGCGTATCCTGAATCCGGATACGCGTGTGGCTGCTTCTTGCGATGTCACCGGGTTGCTTGCTTTGAAGGGGCCCAACATATTTGAAGGTTATTTGGAGGATCCCGAGCGCACTGCTGAAGTGAAAGAGGGCGAGTGGTTCATTACCGGAGATCTCGCGCGTTTTGATGCGGACGGCTTTCTCTACATTGAGGGGCGCCTTTCCCGGTTTTCCAAGATTGGTGGCGAGATGGTGCCCCACGGCACGGTCGAGCAGGCCTTGATCGAGGCCTTTGATTTGCTCGACGCGGAAGCGCCGATGCTGGCGGTGGGCGCCCGCCCGGACGAGGCAAAAGGCGAGGCGCTGGTGCTGATTGCCGCCATCGATCTCGAACTGAGCGACGTGCGGGAGAAGCTCGCCTCCGCCGGTTTCAGCAATCTCTGGATTCCAAAAGAGATGAAACGGGTGGAGTCGGTCCCGACGCTGGCCACCGGAAAGCTCGACTTGCGGGGGATTCAGGAGCTGGCCGCATCGGCCTGATCGCCGCAGGCCTTCCTCAGTCGCGCTTGCAAGTGAGTGCGGCGCACTTGTTGCTCGTTGTTCTTGATCGCCATGGCATAGGCGTCGAGCGAGCCGACGAGGTAGACCTTCGACTTTGCCCGGGTGATGCCGGTGTAAACCAGATTTCGTTGCAGGAGCAAAAAGTGTTGTTTGAGCAGGGGGATGACGACGACCGGATACTCGCTGCCCTGGCTCTTGTGGATGGAGATGGCATAGGCGAGGTGGACATTGGCCATTTCGCCTTTGGTGTATTCGACTTGGGTCTCGCCAAAATCAACGGTCAGTCCGGAGCGATCCGGAGCGATGGCCCGGATGATGCCGGTATCACCGTTGAAGACATTCTTGTCGTAGTTGTTGCGGTTTTGGATGACCTTGTCGCCGATTCGGAAGGTGGTGCTACCGTATTCGAGCTCCGCCGGCAGCGGCTTGCGGGTCTTTTCCCGAAAGTGGGTTTGCCTGGCGGCGGCATAATCCGGATCGGAGCGCATGCGTGACTCGGCCTGGTCTTTCGAGTTGAGTACTTCTTGCAGTTCGGCGTTTAAGAGCGTGATCCCGCCCTTGCCCCGGTGCATGGGCGACATGATTTGCAAGTCCTTGATCGGATCGATGCCATGCGTTTTGGGGATGTACTCACGGGCGAGATATTTTATCGCAAGGACGCATTGCTCCGGATCTTCCGCCTCGATGAAGGTAAAGTCCTTTTCCGGGTCGAGCTCCCGAAGACTGCGAAAGGTCATGCCCGGATGCGTCTCGCCGTGGAGAATCGCGTGGGCGGTGGTCACGATACCGCTTTCTTTGCCCTGTCGATAGATGGTATCCAGGCGCGTCACTTTTGCGGGAGGTGCGGTCAGCAGATCGCCCAGTATGTTGCCGGCCCCGACGGAGGGGAGCTGATCGGCATCGCCCACCAGAAGCAGGTGCGCTCCGCTCGGAACGGCATCGAAGAGGTGTGCTGCCAGTCGGGTATCGAGCATACTCGTTTCGTCAAGTATCAGAAAGTCGCAGGGCAGTGGCTCGTCTGCATTGTGTAGAAAGCTTCGGCTGGCGGCGTCAAACTTGAGCAGCCGGTGAATGGTACTGGCCGGCGCCCCGGATGCTTCGGCCAATCGCTGGGCGGCACGCCCGGTCGGAGAGGCGAGGGCAATGCGCACTTTCTTGGCCCGCAGGATGTCGACGACAGCACGGAGGATCGTGGTCTTTCCTGTCCCCGGGCCGCCGGTGATGGCGGACACTTTTGACCGAAGCGTATTCTGTAGGGCCGTGCGTTGTAGGCTAGCCATCTCAAAACCGGTGCGTTGCTCGGCCCAATCGATCGCGGCATCGACCTTGATCGAAGGGAGGATCGACTTGGTCTGACTGATCTGTGCCAGTGCTTCGGCGATTCGTTTTTCTGCGCCAGCTGTCTTGGGGAGCTGGTAGCCGGGGCCAAGACTTTGTCCGGCACTATCGACGGCATTGACCTTGAAGAGCCTTTCTGCCCGGTTCAGCGCGGTGATGTACTGCTGGACAAGGCCCGGCTCAAGATTGAGTAAGCGTGTGGCTTGCTCCAAAATCATTTCAGCGGTGCCCAGTGTGTGACCATCGTCTTCAAGTTGCCGCATGGTGTGGAGAATGCCCGCCTCGATGCGTTCTTTCGAATTGGTGGGGAAGCCCAGGTTGAGTGCGATTTTATCCGCGGTTTTGAAGCCGATGCGTTCGATGTCCTCGGCCAGCCGGTAGGGCTCGTCCTGGAGAATGCGTTTGGCGCCGTTGCCGTATTTTTTCACGAGGCGGACGCATTGGGCCGGCGTGACGCCATAGGTCTGCAAGAACATCATCACGTCCCGGACCGCGCGCTGCTCATCCCAGGCCAGTTTGATTGATTTGGCCCGCTGCTTGCCGATGCCCGGGACTTCGTGCAGGCGCCCCGAATCTTCGCTGATCACGCGCAGGGTATCCGCTCCGAAGTAGTCGACGATCTTCTTCGCATAGGACTTGCCGATGCCATGAATCAGACCGCTGCCGAGGTATTTGCGGATCCCGTGCACGGATGCCGGGAGCTGGGATTTAAAGCGGGCAAATTTGAACTGGTCTCCGTGTTGTGGATGTCGCGTCCATTCACCGTTCAGCCGAAGGGTTTCCCCACACTGCACCCCGGGTAGCTGCCCCAGGATCGTGACCGGCGTTTTCCCCTCGGGCGTGCGGAGCTCGGCAATGCAATAGGCCGAATCCTCGTTGAAGTAGATAATTCTTTCAAGGACTCCGGTGATGCTCTGGTCTGTCTGATGGGGAGCGGACATGCTTTACTCCAATCAAGATATGCCCGTGCGTAGGTCGATACGAAAAAGCCCCCGCAAAGTGCAGGGGCTTGGAAAGAGACCGAATATTACTCGGAAATGACCGGTGGGTCATCGGGAGGATCTTCAGGCGGACCGCCGGGATCGCCGTCCTCGGTTTCCATCGTGAAGATGATGTCATCGAATTCGACATTACCTACGACTTCGACTTGGCCGAACGTAATGCCCGGACGCCCTTGGGCGGACTGCACTTGGAAGTCCTGCTGGCCGGGTCGGTACAGCGCGGTCTGAATGACAGACTCGGTGCCGGCACCTTCAGGAACGAAGCGGAAGATCGCATACCGGCGCTCCAAGTCATCGAAGATTTGCAGGGCACGGTCCTCATTCGCACTCACCCGGACGGAGTAGGAGTCCTCGATTTCCTTGAAGTAATCGAGTGGGACACTGACAACTTCATGGCTGCTTTGAGCCGCGAGGTAAGGTGTGTAAGCCCCGCCGGTGGCCGCGAGTTCGGCGCGCTGTAGCATACCCTGATCATCCTCGTAGGTGGCGACCCCGGTGGCACCCTGGCTGTCCTCGAAGTAGCTCGGGAGTTGATCCAGGAAGTAAACTTGAACCAGACCGCTGGTCTGCGTACTGTACTGGGCCGCAAAGGTGCGAACCTGAGTTTCCTTCTTCATATCCACAATGATGATGCACTCCTCGTTGGACGGGAATTCATAGGTTGTCGTGGGGTCCTCATCCAGAAGGTTCAGGATCTTGTCGATCGGGCCTCCGCTCACGTAAGCGATGCGGGTACCCGTGTAGGCCGACGCAAAATCATAATCAATGATCGGGGATTGCGCCTGTATGA encodes the following:
- a CDS encoding metalloprotease, whose protein sequence is MIRFSILGIPVCVQPWFWLTMVFIGGGLHASNSLEIMLVAVFAFAGFLSIMIHELGHALMIRKYGLPTSITLQAFGGFASYPSGQLDRKQSFLVTAAGPGLQFAFGILLIGLAGLIQIPEGSLFRPFLRDLILVSIFWSILNCLPVYPMDGGQMLAAILGPRKQRYVHLISAIVAVAIGVAGYFYLGTILLPIFMALFAWHNWQSFQATPR
- a CDS encoding AMP-binding protein — its product is MSRTQQIDIDEASFQQRAELKSHLAWESFVALARKPGRELIVDCTMQRRAMKSGFLLALAWGLSRRIKTWTDKKRVGIVFPPGLGGYIANLAVTLAGKVPVNLNFTLGPASVESCIRRADIDCLLTTQRVQKKMTGFPWPDEGIVDLVEEMKTLSKPKTLALLAAIYVLPGKFLAKCLKVPSTGDRDEAGLLFTSGSSGEPKGVALTHRNILSNCAQIDTAGLLPTSEKVLANLPIFHSFGFTVTLWYPLLRGCPVVTLPSPLEVKKIAEAIHAESATILIGTPTFFKPYLKRVEPEQLASLKYVIAGAEKTPDGFADAWEQRFGSIYFEGYGLTETSPVVSVNLPDKPQGVDYPGESDEGSRRGSVGRLFPGLAARILNPDTRVAASCDVTGLLALKGPNIFEGYLEDPERTAEVKEGEWFITGDLARFDADGFLYIEGRLSRFSKIGGEMVPHGTVEQALIEAFDLLDAEAPMLAVGARPDEAKGEALVLIAAIDLELSDVREKLASAGFSNLWIPKEMKRVESVPTLATGKLDLRGIQELAASA
- the recD2 gene encoding SF1B family DNA helicase RecD2, producing MSAPHQTDQSITGVLERIIYFNEDSAYCIAELRTPEGKTPVTILGQLPGVQCGETLRLNGEWTRHPQHGDQFKFARFKSQLPASVHGIRKYLGSGLIHGIGKSYAKKIVDYFGADTLRVISEDSGRLHEVPGIGKQRAKSIKLAWDEQRAVRDVMMFLQTYGVTPAQCVRLVKKYGNGAKRILQDEPYRLAEDIERIGFKTADKIALNLGFPTNSKERIEAGILHTMRQLEDDGHTLGTAEMILEQATRLLNLEPGLVQQYITALNRAERLFKVNAVDSAGQSLGPGYQLPKTAGAEKRIAEALAQISQTKSILPSIKVDAAIDWAEQRTGFEMASLQRTALQNTLRSKVSAITGGPGTGKTTILRAVVDILRAKKVRIALASPTGRAAQRLAEASGAPASTIHRLLKFDAASRSFLHNADEPLPCDFLILDETSMLDTRLAAHLFDAVPSGAHLLLVGDADQLPSVGAGNILGDLLTAPPAKVTRLDTIYRQGKESGIVTTAHAILHGETHPGMTFRSLRELDPEKDFTFIEAEDPEQCVLAIKYLAREYIPKTHGIDPIKDLQIMSPMHRGKGGITLLNAELQEVLNSKDQAESRMRSDPDYAAARQTHFREKTRKPLPAELEYGSTTFRIGDKVIQNRNNYDKNVFNGDTGIIRAIAPDRSGLTVDFGETQVEYTKGEMANVHLAYAISIHKSQGSEYPVVVIPLLKQHFLLLQRNLVYTGITRAKSKVYLVGSLDAYAMAIKNNEQQVRRTHLQARLRKACGDQADAASS